In one Bryobacteraceae bacterium genomic region, the following are encoded:
- a CDS encoding AAA family ATPase has translation MPRFFWSAPPYVTVASWLGWHLGSGIRRIAREGDYMAHRARTSSETEKSAWLLRLIVSCGLVTGEVLLLNWLSFGLNSIPTLLTSWCVLFLFPRPTPRVPLFAGRFIAGLALLLNLNVAHDAAKRVLPALNRWDGLIAIVWWLLAGVLVVWAFKAFWRRVHRTAQSTVTAAPIQATDAGLSCIPAVRFEDVGGFEAAKREVEAIGKNRFGKNAGKIVRNGILLYGPQGTGKNLLAEATAGEFRASFYHVRCPELMGLTIGSTSAEIRRVFEWAAAHRPVVLFLDEIDSIGSRKQPMGSGSDAGGAGREFNTVTTQLMQSIDRYRNLDGFLMMAATNHLDGLEPTLIRDGRFDVKLRLDLPDEEARRAILAAQLSNGAWRKHDLSAIARRTPGWSPARLKSLVDRATLLADGNPVEEAHLVEALEKGGGRDRPALERVTWDDVVLPARVVEDLKTLLRLMEPGAAERLSLPSPTGLILLGAPGMGKTLTARLIASQSNRSFYSITPSDILSGAVGGSVKRLSEIFARAKEHAPSILFFDEMDGLFPGMQGPMAQHDVQLVEQALIEISTLKPENDVFLIGTTNYLERVDPRMLRGGRFNEKIEIGFPDETGYRLLVGRYLGKARLAASVTPETIINRIQGMSPADLEATISTMKRAAMRRMRPGTNELPPLQLDDLEVALDRLQPRF, from the coding sequence ATGCCGCGTTTTTTCTGGTCTGCACCGCCTTACGTCACGGTCGCTTCGTGGCTCGGATGGCACCTGGGATCCGGTATCCGGAGAATCGCGCGCGAAGGCGACTACATGGCCCACCGCGCCAGAACTTCCTCCGAAACTGAGAAGTCTGCGTGGCTATTGCGGTTGATCGTGTCTTGCGGTCTGGTCACCGGCGAGGTCCTGCTTCTCAACTGGTTGTCCTTCGGTTTGAACAGCATTCCAACCCTTCTCACCTCATGGTGCGTGCTCTTCCTGTTTCCTAGGCCAACGCCCCGCGTACCCTTATTCGCGGGCCGATTCATCGCTGGACTCGCGCTGCTTCTCAATCTGAACGTTGCGCACGACGCTGCGAAGAGAGTACTCCCGGCCTTGAACCGCTGGGACGGGTTGATTGCGATCGTTTGGTGGCTGCTCGCCGGTGTGCTGGTAGTTTGGGCGTTCAAAGCATTCTGGCGGCGCGTTCACCGAACTGCGCAGAGTACGGTAACGGCAGCGCCCATTCAAGCAACGGACGCTGGCCTCTCATGCATTCCGGCGGTTCGGTTCGAGGATGTGGGTGGATTTGAAGCAGCAAAACGGGAAGTCGAGGCCATCGGCAAGAACCGTTTCGGCAAGAACGCCGGCAAGATAGTCCGTAACGGCATCCTGCTCTATGGCCCCCAAGGGACTGGGAAGAACCTCCTGGCTGAAGCGACGGCGGGCGAGTTTCGTGCCAGCTTCTATCATGTTCGATGTCCAGAGCTGATGGGACTGACGATCGGCTCCACCAGCGCTGAGATTCGGCGAGTCTTCGAATGGGCGGCAGCGCACCGCCCGGTCGTTCTCTTCCTCGACGAAATCGATTCGATCGGAAGCCGCAAGCAGCCGATGGGAAGCGGGAGTGACGCCGGCGGCGCGGGCCGCGAGTTTAACACCGTCACGACGCAGCTCATGCAGTCAATCGACCGGTACCGGAACCTCGACGGCTTTCTGATGATGGCGGCAACTAACCATTTGGATGGGCTGGAACCGACTCTGATCCGGGATGGGCGCTTCGATGTGAAACTTCGCCTGGACTTGCCCGACGAAGAGGCCCGGCGAGCTATTCTTGCGGCTCAACTTTCCAACGGGGCATGGCGGAAGCATGACCTCTCTGCGATCGCGCGGCGCACGCCGGGATGGAGCCCCGCCCGCCTCAAGTCCCTTGTCGATCGCGCAACCCTACTGGCCGACGGGAATCCGGTCGAGGAAGCCCACCTCGTCGAAGCTCTCGAAAAAGGCGGTGGTCGGGATCGCCCAGCTCTGGAACGGGTCACGTGGGATGACGTGGTTCTCCCGGCGCGCGTAGTAGAAGACCTGAAGACGCTGCTCCGATTGATGGAGCCAGGCGCTGCTGAAAGGTTATCGCTGCCCAGCCCGACGGGACTGATTCTGCTCGGAGCGCCGGGCATGGGAAAGACGCTGACGGCCAGACTGATCGCGTCTCAGTCGAACCGCAGCTTCTATTCGATCACGCCGAGCGACATCCTCTCAGGAGCCGTTGGTGGATCGGTAAAGCGGCTCAGCGAGATCTTCGCCCGAGCGAAGGAACATGCACCGTCGATTCTCTTCTTCGATGAGATGGACGGGCTATTCCCGGGCATGCAGGGTCCCATGGCACAGCACGATGTGCAACTCGTTGAGCAGGCCCTGATTGAGATCAGTACCCTCAAGCCGGAGAATGATGTTTTCCTGATTGGAACCACGAACTACTTGGAACGAGTCGATCCTCGCATGCTTCGTGGCGGCCGTTTCAACGAGAAGATCGAGATCGGATTTCCTGATGAGACCGGCTATCGCCTGCTTGTCGGGCGATACCTAGGCAAGGCACGACTAGCGGCTAGCGTCACTCCGGAAACCATCATCAATCGCATCCAAGGGATGTCGCCGGCGGATCTTGAAGCCACAATATCGACCATGAAACGTGCAGCGATGCGACGGATGCGTCCCGGCACAAATGAGCTACCGCCACTTCAATTGGATGATCTCGAAGTGGCGCTCGATCGACTGCAGCCTCGGTTCTGA